One segment of Prionailurus bengalensis isolate Pbe53 chromosome D4, Fcat_Pben_1.1_paternal_pri, whole genome shotgun sequence DNA contains the following:
- the DMRT2 gene encoding doublesex- and mab-3-related transcription factor 2 isoform X2, which produces MPSALGYRPIPAETYVGGSLPLPPPVSDRMRKRRAFADKELENIMLEREYKEREMLEASQAAALFLPNRMVHGPEYNSYKSAYSPTPVEPPNKDFCNFLPTCLDLTMQYSGSGNMELISSNVSVATTYRQYPLSSRFLVWPKCGPISDTLLYQQCLLNTTTSVQALKPGASWDLKGVRVQDGLVAEHDMVPPKLEGSLVSPHAAEVQTSRSDLHGHQAVPERSAFSPPQRNFSPIVDTDSLAAQGHVLTKISKESTRHPVPLKHNPFHSLFQQTLNDTSGPELKTPFVKGAFEDAPKKPRECLVKENQKYTFTIDRYAKDLFVAKQVGTKLSVNEPLSFSVESILKRPSSAITHVSQ; this is translated from the exons ATGCCATCAGCTTTAG GCTACCGCCCAATTCCAGCAGAGACTTATGTGGGAGGGAGCTTACCCCTACCTCCCCCGGTAAGTGACCGGATGAGGAAAAGGCGAGCCTTTGCTGATAAAGAGTTGGAGAACATTATGCTGGAGAGAGAATataaagagagggagatgctGGAAGCTTCCCAAGCTGCTGCCTTGTTCCTGCCCAACCGTATGGTGCACGGACCTGAATATAACTCCTACAAAAGTGCCTATAGCCCCACCCCAGTGGAACCTCCAAACAAAGACTTCTGCAATTTTTTGCCCACCTGCCTTGATCTAACCATGCAGTATTCAGGCTCTGGGAATATGGAACTCATCTCTTCCAACGTCAGCGTGGCTACGACTTACAGACAGTATCCCTTGTCCTCAAGATTTTTAGTTTGGCCCAAGTGTGGCCCCATTAGTGACACTCTTCTTTATCAGCAATGCCTGCTAAACACCACCACCTCGGTTCAAGCCCTGAAACCCGGGGCCAGCTGGGACTTGAAGGGAGTGCGAGTCCAGGATGGCCTTGTCGCAGAGCACGACATGGTACCACCCAAACTAGAAGGCTCGCTGGTGTCGCCTCATGCTGCAGAGGTCCAGACCTCGAGAAGTGACCTTCACGGTCACCAGGCTGTCCCTGAGAGGTCTGCGTTCTCCCCACCCCAACGGAATTTCTCTCCCATTGTTGACACGGACTCCCTGGCGGCTCAAGGGCACGTCTTAACCAAGATCAGCAAAGAAAGCACCAGGCACCCTGTGCCACTTAAACATAATCCATTCCATTCATTATTCCAGCAAACTCTTAATGACAcatcaggccctgagctgaaAACGCCATTTGTCAAAGGGGCCTTTGAAGACGCCCCTAAGAAACCCAGAGAGTGTTTAGTCAAGGAGAACCAGAAGTACACGTTTACAATAGATAGATACGCGAAAGACCTTTTCGTCGCCAAGCAAGTTGGAACAAAACTCTCTGTGAATGAACCCCTGTCATTTTCTGTCGAGTCTATTCTGAAGAGGCCTTCATCTGCCATCACTCACGTCTCTCAGTGA